The proteins below are encoded in one region of Halocatena salina:
- a CDS encoding 50S ribosomal protein L37e has protein sequence MTGAGTPSQGKKNKTTHVRCRRCGEKSYHVKKKVCAACGFGESAKRRDYAWQSKAED, from the coding sequence ATGACTGGAGCGGGAACCCCTAGCCAAGGAAAGAAGAACAAAACGACACACGTTCGGTGTCGTCGGTGTGGGGAGAAGTCCTACCACGTGAAAAAGAAGGTGTGTGCGGCATGCGGATTCGGAGAATCAGCCAAGCGACGCGACTACGCGTGGCAATCCAAGGCTGAGGACTGA
- a CDS encoding LSM domain-containing protein, with product MAGRPLDVLEESLGTAVTISLKDGETYTGELTGYDQHMNLVVESDEDTTVIRGDNVVSINT from the coding sequence ATGGCTGGACGACCGCTGGATGTGTTGGAAGAATCACTTGGTACCGCTGTGACGATTTCACTGAAAGATGGAGAGACGTACACTGGCGAACTGACCGGCTACGACCAGCACATGAATCTCGTCGTCGAATCAGATGAAGACACAACCGTTATACGCGGCGATAACGTCGTTTCCATCAACACATGA
- a CDS encoding tRNA uridine(34) 5-carboxymethylaminomethyl modification radical SAM/GNAT enzyme Elp3 gives MSTHPTETDAFERVCETLIDRILSGEVGREDLESAKLEVCSEHSAPKVPKNSELLDFAGQDRREELEPILRRKPVRTVSGVSPVAIMTSPHMCPHGKCLYCPGGPASEFSSAQSYTGHEPAAARGVQNDYDPYGQVTLRLEQLRKIGHPVDKVELILMGGTMTARSHDYQEWFVKRALEAMNDYDVDKEPEPAEGVSFAQDPEEYEFRYLEDVIAENETADVRNIGTTFETKPDWCDPEQIDRMLALGGTKVELGVQTTYERINREMHRGHGIQASIDANRRLRNAGFKVGFHMMPGQPGMTMEMCREDFRQLFEDPAWRPDYLKIYPTLIVKDTITYDMWQRGEYEPLTNEEAAQLVAEIKSQIPKYTRLQRVQRDIPADFIEAGVWKSNLRQLARQRMDDHGWSCDCIRCREVGMNDATPDRIERDVLTYESGGGTEHFISYEDPDNDLLVGFCRLRFPSDVTRKELQNAALIRELHVYGNEVGIGRDGSEEYQHRGYGRKLLKHAERMARDEGYDKLSVISGIGVRQYYRKKLGYYQDGPYVSTRLSTTPL, from the coding sequence ATGAGTACGCACCCGACCGAAACCGACGCGTTCGAGCGGGTTTGTGAGACGCTGATCGACCGAATCCTCTCGGGGGAGGTCGGACGCGAAGATCTCGAATCCGCCAAACTCGAGGTGTGTTCGGAACACTCCGCGCCGAAGGTGCCAAAGAACTCCGAACTCCTCGATTTCGCCGGACAAGACCGTCGTGAGGAGCTCGAACCGATCCTTCGTCGCAAGCCAGTCCGGACGGTTTCGGGCGTCTCACCGGTTGCAATCATGACCTCGCCGCACATGTGTCCCCACGGCAAGTGTCTGTACTGTCCCGGTGGTCCGGCCTCGGAGTTCTCCTCCGCACAGAGTTACACGGGTCACGAGCCTGCTGCAGCCCGTGGCGTCCAAAACGACTACGATCCATACGGCCAAGTTACCCTCCGACTCGAACAGTTGCGCAAGATCGGTCACCCCGTGGATAAAGTCGAGCTCATCCTGATGGGTGGGACGATGACCGCGCGGTCTCACGACTATCAGGAGTGGTTCGTCAAGCGCGCGCTCGAAGCGATGAACGACTACGACGTGGACAAAGAGCCGGAGCCAGCCGAAGGTGTGAGCTTCGCTCAGGATCCCGAAGAGTACGAGTTTCGGTATCTCGAGGACGTCATCGCCGAGAACGAAACTGCTGACGTGCGAAACATCGGTACCACGTTCGAAACCAAGCCTGACTGGTGTGATCCCGAACAGATCGACCGGATGCTCGCACTTGGGGGGACGAAGGTCGAACTCGGCGTTCAGACCACCTACGAGCGCATCAACCGCGAGATGCACCGGGGACACGGGATTCAGGCCTCGATCGATGCCAACCGCCGACTGCGCAACGCTGGATTCAAGGTCGGCTTTCACATGATGCCCGGCCAGCCCGGGATGACGATGGAGATGTGCCGAGAGGACTTCCGACAGCTGTTCGAGGATCCAGCATGGCGGCCCGACTACCTGAAGATCTACCCGACACTCATCGTCAAAGACACGATTACCTACGACATGTGGCAACGGGGGGAGTACGAGCCGCTCACCAACGAGGAAGCCGCTCAGCTCGTCGCAGAGATCAAATCACAGATTCCCAAATACACACGACTCCAACGCGTCCAGCGAGACATTCCTGCTGACTTCATCGAGGCGGGCGTCTGGAAGTCGAACCTCCGACAGCTCGCTCGCCAGCGGATGGACGATCACGGCTGGTCGTGTGACTGTATCCGGTGTCGGGAGGTCGGCATGAACGACGCCACTCCCGACCGGATCGAGCGCGACGTGCTCACCTACGAGTCCGGCGGCGGTACCGAGCATTTCATCAGCTACGAGGACCCAGACAACGATCTTCTCGTCGGGTTCTGTCGGCTCCGCTTCCCATCCGATGTGACCCGCAAGGAGCTACAGAACGCGGCACTCATCCGAGAGCTGCACGTGTACGGCAACGAGGTCGGTATCGGTCGAGACGGTAGCGAGGAGTACCAACACCGGGGGTACGGCCGGAAGCTGCTCAAACACGCAGAACGCATGGCGCGCGATGAAGGGTACGACAAGCTCAGCGTCATCAGCGGTATCGGCGTTCGACAGTACTACCGGAAGAAACTGGGCTACTACCAGGACGGCCCGTACGTCTCGACGCGGCTGTCGACTACCCCGCTCTAA
- a CDS encoding M20/M25/M40 family metallo-hydrolase, with protein MNDSQRDFLDELLTTASPSGFEHAGQQVWMEYVETFADEVRMDAYGNAVAVHHGENDTEIAFAGHADEIGLMVRAITNEGFLKLTSVGGTDKTVTRGQHVTVHGEKRVPGVIGQTAIHLRNDDDSVDDIEEQHVDIGVDSRAEAAELVEVGDPITVSGEIASLHGTRLSARGMDNRIGVWAAAEGLRRAAERDADATVYAIATVQEEIGFKGARMVGFDLTPDAFVVVDVTHATDSPSVPSETRDDVDIGAGPVIARGSANHPRLVEHVRDIAETEGIDVQLQAAGSATGTDADAFYTARGGVPSLNVGLPNRYMHTPVELIDTDDLDAIAALLGAVGAQTDNVRTLTTR; from the coding sequence ATGAACGACAGTCAGCGGGATTTTCTCGACGAACTGCTGACGACTGCTTCGCCATCGGGGTTTGAGCACGCCGGACAGCAGGTGTGGATGGAGTATGTCGAGACGTTCGCGGATGAGGTACGGATGGACGCCTACGGCAACGCGGTAGCGGTCCACCACGGGGAAAACGACACGGAGATCGCGTTTGCCGGCCACGCCGACGAAATCGGGCTGATGGTGCGGGCCATCACCAACGAGGGGTTCCTGAAGCTGACGAGCGTCGGTGGAACCGACAAAACGGTCACACGGGGCCAGCACGTCACGGTCCACGGCGAGAAACGAGTTCCCGGCGTTATCGGACAGACGGCCATCCATCTGCGCAACGACGACGACAGCGTCGACGACATTGAGGAGCAACACGTCGACATCGGTGTCGACTCCCGAGCGGAGGCGGCGGAACTCGTTGAGGTCGGCGATCCGATCACGGTGTCCGGAGAAATCGCGTCATTGCACGGGACGCGACTGTCGGCTCGTGGAATGGACAACCGGATCGGTGTGTGGGCCGCGGCGGAAGGACTGCGGCGGGCTGCCGAACGCGACGCCGATGCGACAGTGTACGCGATCGCCACCGTCCAAGAGGAGATCGGCTTCAAAGGCGCTCGGATGGTCGGCTTCGACCTGACGCCCGATGCGTTCGTCGTCGTGGACGTGACCCACGCGACCGACTCCCCGTCTGTTCCCAGCGAAACGAGAGACGATGTCGATATCGGAGCGGGTCCGGTGATCGCCAGGGGCAGCGCCAACCATCCGCGTCTCGTCGAACACGTACGGGATATCGCCGAGACCGAAGGGATCGACGTCCAACTCCAAGCTGCCGGTAGTGCCACTGGAACCGACGCTGACGCCTTCTACACCGCCCGCGGTGGCGTGCCTTCTCTCAACGTCGGTCTCCCGAATCGATACATGCACACGCCGGTCGAACTCATCGATACCGACGATCTCGACGCGATCGCGGCGCTGCTCGGTGCGGTGGGTGCGCAAACGGACAACGTGCGAACACTTACCACTAGGTAA
- a CDS encoding NAD(P)-dependent glycerol-1-phosphate dehydrogenase: MFEKRSWIRLPRNVVIGHGVISETGQMLSELHLSGTPLIVTSSTPKVIAADRVTEQLASDPPVELVETARFSSVEHVIERARTENAGYLLGIGGGTVIDVAKMAADELGVGFVSVPTAASHDGIVSGRGSIPEGTTRHSVAADPPLGVIADTAIIAEAPWKYTTAGCADIISNYTAVRDWQLASRLKNAQYSEYAGALSRMTAEMLVGNADSINQGLEDSAWIVMKALVSSGVAMSIADSSRPASGAEHLISHQLDRIAGDTALHGHQVGVASITTEYLHSGQDGNWQNVHNALSNIGAPTTVAELGHSADDFIEAMTTAHEIRDRYTILGNGVSEAAAREAAQVTGVI, translated from the coding sequence ATGTTCGAAAAGCGATCGTGGATTCGGTTGCCCCGCAACGTCGTGATCGGTCATGGAGTGATCTCGGAGACGGGGCAGATGCTTTCGGAACTCCACCTCTCGGGAACACCGCTCATCGTAACGAGTTCGACGCCGAAGGTGATCGCCGCTGATCGAGTCACCGAACAGCTAGCGTCCGATCCCCCGGTCGAACTCGTCGAAACGGCGCGGTTTAGCTCGGTCGAACACGTCATCGAACGTGCTCGGACCGAAAACGCTGGATATCTCCTCGGGATCGGCGGTGGTACGGTGATCGATGTCGCCAAGATGGCCGCTGACGAGTTGGGTGTCGGCTTCGTCTCTGTGCCGACCGCAGCGAGCCATGACGGCATCGTCAGCGGACGGGGATCGATCCCGGAAGGAACGACTCGCCACAGCGTCGCAGCCGATCCACCGCTTGGTGTGATCGCCGACACGGCCATCATCGCCGAGGCCCCATGGAAGTATACGACCGCTGGCTGTGCGGACATCATCAGCAACTACACCGCCGTTCGGGACTGGCAGCTCGCCTCGCGGTTGAAAAACGCCCAATACTCCGAGTACGCTGGTGCGCTCTCGCGGATGACCGCAGAGATGCTCGTCGGAAACGCGGATTCGATCAACCAGGGATTAGAAGATTCGGCGTGGATCGTGATGAAGGCGCTCGTCTCGTCGGGCGTTGCCATGAGCATCGCGGACTCCTCGCGTCCAGCCAGCGGGGCCGAACACCTCATCTCCCACCAACTCGATCGGATCGCGGGGGACACCGCTTTGCACGGCCACCAGGTCGGCGTCGCAAGCATCACGACGGAGTATCTTCACAGCGGTCAGGACGGGAACTGGCAGAACGTCCATAACGCGCTTTCGAACATCGGCGCGCCGACGACAGTCGCGGAACTCGGCCACAGTGCCGATGACTTCATCGAAGCGATGACCACCGCTCACGAGATCCGCGATCGCTACACGATCCTCGGAAACGGCGTCAGCGAAGCTGCTGCACGCGAGGCCGCACAAGTCACCGGCGTGATCTGA
- a CDS encoding MBL fold metallo-hydrolase, producing the protein MRCLREDLWLLELGWSAPLGSNAYLIDDGIDPETGDRTGGDVTLIDTGYRYNRRSLEGELEAAGYAPDDIDRVLLTHYDLDHTWGLDSVSFDCPVYLGERDVALVEGTWDPPITHHKGLFHRAARQLFSLPDDTDLHDVSDEQRIGRFTAYHTPGHNPGHTAYIHDADVAFLGDLLWETDGELTTPFWGDSYDMRQLRESVRNLQHRCPPFDIACIGHGEPITDRGYERLQTLAEEM; encoded by the coding sequence ATGCGATGTCTCCGTGAGGACCTCTGGTTGCTCGAGCTCGGTTGGTCCGCACCACTCGGTTCGAACGCGTATCTGATCGACGACGGGATCGATCCGGAGACCGGTGATCGGACGGGAGGCGACGTGACGCTGATCGATACGGGCTATCGGTACAACCGTCGGTCGTTAGAGGGGGAACTCGAAGCCGCCGGATACGCCCCTGATGACATCGACCGCGTGTTGCTCACCCACTACGATCTCGATCACACGTGGGGGTTAGATAGCGTTTCCTTCGACTGTCCGGTGTATCTCGGCGAGCGCGACGTTGCGCTGGTCGAAGGGACGTGGGATCCGCCGATCACCCACCACAAAGGACTGTTCCACCGGGCCGCTCGCCAACTGTTTTCGTTGCCGGACGACACCGATCTCCACGATGTGAGCGACGAACAACGTATCGGGCGCTTCACCGCGTATCATACTCCGGGACACAACCCGGGACACACCGCCTACATCCACGACGCCGACGTGGCCTTTCTCGGTGATCTCCTCTGGGAAACCGATGGCGAACTGACGACGCCGTTTTGGGGAGACTCATACGACATGCGACAGCTCCGCGAGAGCGTTCGGAACCTCCAACACCGGTGCCCACCGTTCGATATCGCCTGTATCGGCCACGGGGAGCCGATCACCGACCGGGGGTACGAACGACTCCAAACGCTCGCCGAGGAAATGTGA
- the rqcH gene encoding ribosome rescue protein RqcH, producing the protein MDQKRELSSIDLAALVTELRAYEGAKVDKAYLYDDSLVRLRMRDFDRGRVELLIEVGDPKRLHAADPETVPDAPGRPPNFAMMLRNRISGADFAGIEQYEYDRIVTLRFERPDGVTLVIAELFGDGNVIVCNADYEIIDCLDTVRLSSRTVVPGAQYEYPQSRFDPLTTSEEAFHRQMEGSDTDIVRTLATQLNFGGLWAEELCSRADIEKTKPIADADDSEYAALFRVLTELRSALADGAFEPRVYYEDDSPVDVTPIALREYEALETDRFDSFNEALDSYFLELNEAETATSTESDRPDFEAEIEKFERIIEQQQGAIEDFEAEANEERRKAELLYERYGLVDEVLSAIQNARADDIPWETIRERFEEGTERDIPAAEAVQSVDGSKGTVTLDLEEATVTLDTTIGVEKNADQLYQEAKRIEEKREGALEAIEETREQLAAVKQRRETWGESADADEETTEETTPEQWLSEPSIPVRRDEKWYERFRWFHTSDGFLVIGGRNADQNEELVKKYMESGDLFFHTQAHGAPATILKATGPSEAAKDVEIPEQSREEAAQFAVSYSSIWKDGHYSGDVYMATPDQVTKTPESGEFIEKGSFVIRGERTYYRDTAVGVSIGITCEPQTRVIGGPSDPIETQTVTNIELEPGRYAQNDIAKLIYREFRDRFEDEAFVRKVASPDLIQEFCPAGGSRIHEE; encoded by the coding sequence ATGGACCAGAAACGCGAGTTGAGCAGTATCGATCTCGCGGCGCTCGTCACGGAGCTTCGGGCCTACGAGGGTGCGAAGGTCGATAAGGCGTATCTCTACGACGATTCGCTGGTGCGGCTCCGGATGCGCGATTTCGATCGGGGGCGCGTCGAGCTGTTGATCGAGGTCGGGGATCCAAAGCGGCTCCACGCCGCCGACCCCGAGACCGTTCCCGACGCCCCGGGGCGTCCGCCAAACTTCGCTATGATGCTCCGAAACCGAATCTCGGGCGCTGATTTCGCCGGTATCGAACAGTACGAGTACGACCGCATCGTCACCCTTCGGTTCGAGCGACCGGACGGCGTCACGCTCGTGATCGCCGAGTTGTTCGGTGATGGGAACGTGATCGTGTGTAACGCCGACTACGAGATCATCGACTGTCTGGATACGGTTCGACTCTCTTCGCGGACGGTCGTCCCCGGTGCCCAGTATGAGTATCCTCAATCACGGTTCGATCCCTTGACCACGAGCGAGGAGGCGTTCCACCGACAGATGGAGGGTTCGGACACCGACATCGTCCGTACGCTCGCAACCCAGCTCAACTTCGGCGGGCTGTGGGCCGAAGAACTCTGTTCGCGGGCTGATATCGAGAAAACGAAACCGATAGCTGATGCTGATGATTCGGAGTATGCGGCTCTCTTTCGGGTTCTCACGGAGCTCAGAAGCGCGCTTGCAGACGGGGCGTTCGAGCCGCGTGTCTACTACGAAGACGACAGTCCAGTCGACGTCACTCCGATTGCGCTTCGTGAGTACGAGGCGCTCGAAACCGACCGATTCGACAGCTTCAACGAGGCGCTCGATTCGTATTTCCTCGAACTAAACGAGGCCGAGACTGCTACGAGCACCGAATCTGACCGTCCCGACTTTGAGGCCGAGATCGAGAAATTCGAACGAATCATCGAGCAACAACAGGGTGCGATCGAGGACTTCGAGGCGGAAGCAAACGAAGAACGACGGAAAGCTGAGTTGCTGTACGAGCGCTACGGGCTGGTCGACGAAGTGCTGTCGGCGATTCAGAACGCTCGCGCTGACGATATTCCATGGGAAACGATCAGAGAGCGGTTCGAGGAAGGCACAGAACGGGACATTCCCGCTGCTGAGGCCGTACAGTCGGTCGATGGATCCAAAGGGACGGTGACGCTTGATCTCGAAGAGGCGACTGTCACGCTCGATACGACGATCGGCGTCGAAAAAAACGCCGACCAACTGTATCAGGAGGCAAAGCGGATCGAAGAGAAACGGGAGGGTGCACTCGAAGCGATCGAAGAGACACGCGAGCAGCTCGCAGCCGTCAAACAGCGGCGTGAGACGTGGGGTGAAAGCGCCGACGCCGACGAGGAAACAACCGAGGAGACGACGCCCGAACAGTGGCTTTCGGAGCCGTCGATTCCAGTTCGACGCGATGAAAAATGGTACGAACGCTTCCGGTGGTTCCACACGAGCGATGGCTTTCTCGTTATTGGTGGGCGCAACGCGGATCAAAACGAGGAGCTGGTGAAAAAATACATGGAAAGCGGGGATCTGTTCTTTCACACACAGGCTCACGGCGCTCCGGCGACGATCCTGAAAGCGACCGGGCCGAGCGAAGCGGCCAAAGACGTCGAGATCCCCGAGCAAAGCCGCGAGGAAGCCGCCCAGTTCGCAGTGTCGTACTCTTCGATCTGGAAGGACGGCCACTACAGCGGCGACGTGTACATGGCAACGCCCGATCAGGTGACGAAAACCCCAGAGAGCGGCGAGTTCATCGAGAAAGGATCGTTCGTCATTCGGGGCGAACGGACGTATTACCGCGACACTGCCGTCGGCGTCTCGATCGGGATCACTTGTGAACCGCAAACCCGCGTCATCGGCGGTCCATCCGACCCGATCGAAACCCAGACCGTGACGAACATCGAGCTCGAACCCGGACGGTACGCCCAAAACGACATCGCAAAGCTCATCTATCGAGAATTCCGCGATCGATTCGAAGACGAAGCGTTCGTCCGGAAAGTGGCAAGCCCGGATCTGATTCAGGAGTTCTGTCCTGCCGGTGGGAGTCGCATCCACGAGGAATAG
- the purF gene encoding amidophosphoribosyltransferase: MHEKCGVVGMSLTDRSAAHPLYYALYALQHRGQESAGIVTHDGFQQYDHVEMGLVGDAFTEQALEELHGTVGIGHVRYPTSGSVDACCAQPFSVSFKSGSLGLSHNGNLINADAVRDELAAQGHAFTSDGDTEVIAHDLARNLLDGGLIQAVRRTMGRIHGSYALTIIHDDAVVGVRDPDGNRPLCLGKIDDGYVLTSESAAIDTLDGELIRDVRPGELIRLDPDGTGYTSYQLEEHTHSAHCFFEHVYFARPDSVIDDNLVYEVRRELGRQLWEESGVESDVVMPVPDSGRAFAGGYAEVADGVEFAEGLMKNRYVGRTFIMPTQDARERAVRLKLNPIKSTVEGKTVTLIDDSIVRGTTSTQLVEVLREAGAEAVHMRIGAPPIVAPCYMGIDMASRSELIAADRSVEEIREEIGADSLAYLSIDAVARALDTSREDLCLGCVTGEYPYDIPDEAADRDVTRPAIGEDPVSPAD, encoded by the coding sequence ATGCATGAGAAATGCGGCGTTGTCGGGATGTCACTCACTGACCGGAGCGCCGCCCACCCACTTTATTACGCGTTGTACGCCTTACAGCACCGGGGGCAGGAATCCGCTGGCATCGTCACCCACGATGGGTTCCAACAGTACGATCACGTCGAGATGGGTCTCGTCGGTGATGCGTTCACCGAGCAAGCACTCGAAGAGTTACATGGAACCGTCGGGATCGGCCACGTTCGATACCCGACATCGGGCAGCGTAGACGCCTGTTGTGCCCAGCCGTTTTCGGTGTCGTTCAAAAGCGGATCACTGGGGCTGTCCCACAACGGCAACCTCATCAACGCCGATGCGGTCCGCGATGAGCTAGCCGCACAGGGTCACGCGTTTACCTCCGACGGCGACACGGAAGTGATCGCCCACGATCTGGCCCGGAACCTCCTCGATGGGGGGCTCATCCAGGCGGTTAGGCGGACGATGGGCCGGATTCACGGTTCGTACGCCCTGACGATCATCCACGACGATGCTGTGGTCGGTGTCCGTGATCCGGACGGCAATCGTCCGCTCTGTTTAGGGAAGATCGACGACGGCTACGTGTTGACCAGTGAGAGTGCTGCTATCGATACGCTCGACGGCGAACTGATCAGGGACGTTCGTCCCGGCGAGTTGATCCGACTCGATCCCGATGGAACGGGATACACATCCTACCAGCTTGAGGAGCATACCCACAGTGCCCACTGCTTTTTCGAGCACGTGTATTTTGCCAGACCGGATTCGGTGATCGACGACAACTTGGTGTATGAAGTCCGACGCGAATTGGGCCGCCAACTGTGGGAGGAGTCGGGCGTCGAGTCGGATGTCGTGATGCCCGTTCCGGACTCGGGACGGGCGTTTGCAGGGGGATACGCCGAGGTTGCCGACGGGGTCGAGTTCGCAGAAGGACTGATGAAAAACCGGTACGTCGGCAGAACATTCATCATGCCCACACAGGACGCTCGCGAACGTGCAGTACGGCTGAAACTCAACCCCATCAAAAGCACCGTCGAGGGAAAAACCGTCACACTCATCGACGACAGCATCGTTCGGGGGACCACGTCTACCCAACTGGTCGAGGTGCTCCGAGAGGCCGGAGCCGAAGCCGTCCACATGCGTATCGGTGCGCCGCCGATCGTCGCGCCCTGCTATATGGGGATCGATATGGCGAGCCGGTCGGAACTCATCGCCGCCGACCGCAGCGTCGAGGAGATCCGCGAGGAGATCGGTGCGGATAGCCTCGCATATCTCTCGATCGACGCCGTCGCGCGCGCACTGGACACTTCACGAGAGGATCTCTGTTTGGGGTGTGTGACCGGCGAATATCCCTACGACATCCCGGACGAAGCGGCTGATCGAGACGTGACACGCCCCGCTATCGGCGAGGACCCTGTCTCGCCCGCCGACTGA
- a CDS encoding NAD(P)/FAD-dependent oxidoreductase, with protein MSTRRIAVVGAGVAGAGVAYALRNAPVSVTVFERTDRIGGRAATHTAHGYTYDPGANYVKNDDPAVVDLITETLDAEGVIDITDPVWTFTEDGTITSGEDSDAHKWGYERGIAELPRRLFEESDATVVRNTAVTEIDRDDGEWSLAGPRPLGTFDVVVLTPPAPQTASLLSTIEWDSDSYRALHSTVEEVEYRPIHTVVLGYPFEIDVPYYALVNTDRNHEIGWLSREECKPGHVPTGECLLVVQMAPDWSARRIDDSDETVIDHEVTDLTAELLDDERFRAPDWTDTIAWSHALPDLEGAPDIDPELRQHIEREGLFLAGDWVTGEGRIHRALGNGLMTGQRIGR; from the coding sequence ATGAGCACACGTCGAATTGCCGTCGTCGGTGCCGGTGTTGCCGGTGCTGGCGTCGCCTACGCCTTACGGAACGCACCCGTTTCAGTTACGGTGTTTGAACGAACCGATCGGATCGGCGGGCGGGCAGCGACCCATACCGCCCACGGCTACACCTACGATCCCGGAGCGAACTACGTCAAAAACGACGATCCGGCGGTTGTAGATCTCATCACGGAGACGCTGGACGCCGAGGGGGTAATCGATATCACGGACCCGGTGTGGACGTTTACCGAGGATGGAACGATCACATCCGGCGAGGACAGCGATGCGCACAAATGGGGCTACGAACGAGGCATCGCGGAACTTCCTCGACGGCTGTTCGAAGAGAGCGACGCCACTGTCGTTCGGAACACCGCCGTTACCGAGATCGACCGCGACGATGGGGAGTGGTCGCTCGCTGGCCCACGACCGCTCGGGACGTTCGATGTGGTCGTGCTCACACCGCCAGCACCGCAGACAGCGTCGCTCCTTTCGACCATCGAATGGGACAGCGATAGCTACCGAGCACTCCACTCGACCGTCGAAGAGGTCGAGTACCGTCCGATCCACACGGTCGTGTTGGGGTATCCGTTCGAGATCGACGTACCGTACTACGCGCTGGTCAACACCGACCGAAACCACGAGATCGGGTGGCTCTCCAGAGAGGAGTGCAAACCGGGGCACGTCCCGACGGGTGAATGCCTGCTGGTGGTCCAGATGGCTCCCGACTGGTCGGCACGACGGATCGACGATTCCGACGAGACGGTGATCGATCACGAAGTGACTGATCTGACGGCGGAGCTGCTCGATGATGAACGGTTTCGAGCGCCCGACTGGACCGATACCATCGCGTGGTCTCACGCGCTTCCCGACTTGGAGGGCGCTCCTGACATCGATCCGGAACTGCGCCAGCATATCGAGCGCGAGGGACTGTTTCTCGCTGGTGATTGGGTGACCGGCGAGGGACGCATCCACCGGGCGCTGGGCAATGGTCTGATGACGGGACAGCGCATCGGTCGCTAG
- a CDS encoding endonuclease/exonuclease/phosphatase family protein → MSSNETRIDRRQFLTMGGAAITGVMGTRTTTALSIGVQDGSMGPRQPIRVLSYNIRHGMGTDGVYDLRRVAAVIRAVDPDVVALQEVDKGYHVPWRDTSRSDFDNQPALLSKWTGMNAAYFVHIDYTGTENFEEYGEAHGQYGDLILSKHPILRTEAHPFRVTGEDNAYLQNKIAAARINVRGAQFWFYSVHANAFDIEINAAQQEQLIQTTRRKSLPQVVAGDFNARYGIGTNQRQKTYKRLNDAFVDVLWRTGDVEYTVPALGKDGLKRRLDYVFTTDEVGIAAGNVVSTGEGPSPSDHRPITADLVLSSGRTGSHDSDV, encoded by the coding sequence ATGAGTAGCAACGAAACTCGGATCGATCGTCGCCAGTTTCTCACGATGGGCGGGGCAGCCATCACGGGGGTAATGGGCACTCGGACAACGACAGCTTTGTCGATCGGAGTGCAAGACGGTTCGATGGGCCCACGACAACCGATCCGGGTTCTATCGTATAATATTCGCCACGGGATGGGCACCGACGGAGTGTACGACCTCCGGAGAGTGGCGGCAGTGATTCGGGCTGTGGATCCGGATGTCGTTGCTCTACAGGAAGTCGACAAGGGGTATCACGTTCCATGGCGGGACACGTCTCGTAGCGATTTCGACAATCAGCCTGCGTTACTCTCGAAATGGACCGGGATGAACGCGGCATATTTCGTCCACATCGATTACACCGGTACGGAGAACTTCGAGGAGTACGGGGAAGCCCACGGACAGTACGGAGATCTCATCTTGAGCAAGCATCCGATACTCCGCACCGAAGCGCATCCGTTCCGGGTGACCGGTGAAGACAACGCGTATCTACAGAATAAAATCGCAGCGGCGAGGATCAACGTCCGCGGCGCTCAGTTCTGGTTTTATTCTGTGCATGCGAACGCTTTCGACATAGAGATCAACGCGGCACAGCAAGAACAGCTCATCCAAACGACTAGAAGAAAATCGCTACCCCAAGTAGTCGCGGGGGATTTCAACGCCCGATACGGGATCGGAACCAACCAACGACAGAAGACCTACAAACGCCTCAACGACGCGTTCGTGGACGTACTTTGGCGAACTGGTGATGTGGAGTACACCGTTCCAGCACTGGGCAAGGACGGTCTCAAACGGCGGCTCGACTACGTTTTCACCACGGACGAGGTCGGTATTGCCGCTGGAAACGTGGTTTCGACCGGAGAGGGTCCCTCTCCATCCGATCACCGGCCGATCACCGCGGATCTGGTGCTCTCCTCGGGACGTACCGGATCACACGATTCGGATGTGTGA